In the Candidatus Thermokryptus mobilis genome, AATTGTAAAAATTGGTATTTCAACCCTTTCAGCAAAGTAAGATGGATTTTCCCCAATATTGTAAGCGCCATCTGAAACGAGAACAATTCCCTTTATATTTTCTTTCAAGGCAACGCTGTTTATCTTTTTTAAGGCACTGGTTATATCTGTGGCGCCACCGGAGAAATCCAACGAATCAGGGGTAAAGTTTTTCTTTTCTCTTACATCAGTTGAAAATGTAAAAAATTTTTTCTCTCCGTTGATTTGAATTTCATTTAATTTTTCAGCAATTCTTTTTGCAATTTTCTTTCTATCCCCTGTGCGGTCAACGATTTGCATACTTTTTGAATTATCAAGCAAAATCGCAAGAACGGGCGGTTTTTGCGACTTTGAAATCAGCGTCAGTATGGGTTCAGATAAAAACATAAACGCCAAGAATAAAGCGCAAGCCCTCAAAATTAAAAGCAAATATATTCTCCCCTTGCCCCCTGGAAAAGTAATCCCATAATATGAGATGAAAGATGTGATAACACCAAACAAAACAGCAAGGACAAGTATAATATAATTTGCGTTTAGAGAAACTAACACGAATCGCTTTTTTATTTAAATTTAAACCAATAGGGAGCAAAAACAAAAATTTCATTTCTCAAACAAAATTTTTAACTTTGTATGAAATTAAAAACAAAATTCCACTTGGCGGATGCAGATTAAAGAGAGACGACCCGAATGGTTAAGGATAAAACTTCAGGTAAATGAGTCCTTTATGAAGGTGAGAAACATCATTTCTGAATATAAACTTCACACGGTTTGTGAAGAGGCAAGATGTCCGAATATGTCGGAATGCTGGTCAAGGGGAACAGCTACTTTCATGATACTTGGAGATATCTGCACGAGAAGTTGTGGCTTTTGTGCTGTCAAGACAGGCAAACCAATTGGGCTTGACACTGACGAACCGCAAAGGGTCGCTCAAGCAGTTAAACTTATGGGAATAAAACATGCCGTGATAACATCCGTCAATAGAGACGATTTGAAAGATGGTGGTGCTGGAATTTTCGCAGAGACAATAAAAAAGATAAGAGAGCTCGTCCCAGAATGCAGGGTTGAAGTGTTAATTCCCGATTTCAAGGGAGATGAAAAAGCACTTGATATAGTAATTGAAGCAAAACCCGACATTTTGAACCATAATGTTGAAACCGTCCCACGACTCTATAAAATAGTCAGACCACAAGCAAAATACGAAAGAAGTTTAAAAGTCCTTGATTATTGTAAAAAACATGGTCTCGTCACAAAAACAGGGCTTATTCTTGGAATCGGTGAGAAAACAGAAGAAGTCGTTGATGTGATGAAGGACCTTCGCTCAATTGATGTTGACATTTTAACCCTCGGACAATACCTTCAGCCGACAAAGATACACCTACCGATTGATAGATTTGTTCCACCCGAGGAATTTGAAATGCTCAAAAAAATCGGGCTTGAAATGGGGTTCAGATATGTTGAGTCGGGTCCGCTTGTTAGAAGTTCATATCATGCGGAATCACACATCGTCTGGTAACGATGTTTGACCAGATAAAGCAACTTGGGAAGGAAACCGCAATTTACGGTTTAAGCACTATAATTGGCAGATTCTTAAACTTCATCCTTGTCCCATTTTATACCAATGTTTTAAAGCCCGACCAATATGGTATTGTCACGACAATTTACGCATATATAGCATTTCTTAACATCATTTATTCTTACGGGATGGAATCCGCTTATATGCGATATGCCTCATCACTTGAAATCGGGAGCAAGAAGGAAAATTTCAGCACCCCTTTCATTTCAATTTTTCTGACATCGCTCCTGTTTTCTTCAATAATTCACATTTTCTCCGAAAAGATAGCAAATCTTATCAATATACCCATTGATTTTTCCGTTTGCATCAGATATTCTGCTTGGATTTTATTTTTTGACGCGCTTTGCATAATACCTTTGTCTGCATTACGGCTTGAAGGCAAAGCGATGATTTTCTCAACGATAAAAATCGTAAACATAGTTGTAAATGTCACTTTAAACATAGTTTTGCTCTTAAAGTTCAAACTCGGTGTTTATGGGGTCTTCATAAGCGGGGTTGCTTCTTCTGCTTTGACATTTCTTATGGTTTTACCAATAATTTTAAAAAATCTCTCATTCTCGTTTTTGAAAAGATTATACATTGAGCTTCTTAAGTTCGGGTTGCCTTATATTCCGTCTGGGCTATCCGCCATCGTAATTCAAGTGATAGACCGCCCAATCCTAAAAGCTTTGACTGACGATGCAACAGTTGGCATCTATCAAGCAAATTATCGCCTTGGGATCTTTATGATGCTTTTCGTCTCAATGTTTGATTACGCCTGGCGACCTTTCTTTTTAAGGAATGCGAACAACCCCGACGCAAAGAAATTATTCTCAAGGGTGATGACATATTTCACGCTGGTTGGAGCATTATTATTTATTTTGGTTTCACTTCTAATTGAAGATTTCGTCAAGTTGAAAATTCTTGGCAGATATATAATACATCCCGATTATTGGTTGGGACTTGGAATAGTTCCAATCGTTTTGCTCGGATACCTGTTCAACGGAATTTATGTTAATTTGATAGTTGGAATTTACATCCAAAAAAAGACAAAATATCTACCCTACATTACAGGGATCGGAGCAATTGCAAACATACTTGGAAACTACACTTTAATTCCAATCCTTGGAATGTACGGTTCCGCCTGGGCAACATTGATAAGTTATCTCATCATGGCTATTTCTCTTTTCATAGCTGTCCAGAGGATTTATCCAATAAGGTACGAATATGAACGCATAGCAAAAATTGGGGTTGCAACCGCCCTATCTTTCACTTTGAGCTATGTCACACACTTAAAGTTGACAATTTTGATCCTCTTTTTTATCTTTCTTTTAGGTTTGAGGTTCTTTACGAAAGAGGAAATAAAAATAGTTAGGAAGATTTTTTAAAATCAAAGGCAAGGGGTTTAATGTGAAAATAATTTTTCTTATTTCTTTTCTAATTTCAGGTTGTTATTTTTTATCATCTTCATCGCCTCAGAAACAAACCCTTGAAGGTAAAATTTATACGACTGGGAACGAACCATTTGTTGAACTTGCCATTGAAAGCAGGGATGGCAAAGTTTACCTGATCTCAAAAAATTCACCCGTCTATAAAAGTTTGTGGGAAAACCAAGGTAAATATGTTGTGATTGAAATTGAGAAAAAAGAGACAAAGGGAATTGAGAAGGGAAAACTTGTGGTAAAGGGTTTCAAAATTTTAACAAAATAAACAAATGGAGGGCATCATGAAAGCAAAATTTACATTTCTTCTTTTGTTTTTCTTTAACTTCTCGCTTGCGCAAAATCTCACCAAAGATAATGGGATAAATAAAATCACTCTTGATAACCCCGCAGATGATATTGGAACCCCGATTTGTGCAACGATATTTTTAAATGACGATATAGCAAGGCAAGCGCTTGAAAATACACGGATTTACAACCCTGAACTTTATGCTTTGATGCTGAAATCATCGCTTGAAAAATCTACACCTTCAAAAACGGCAGATACGATTGGAACAAGAAGAAATTTTTATGTTTATAATCTAGAAACTAATCAATTTGATTATATCACTGCTGAATTAAGAGCGATTGGAAATTTGACACAGGTTTGGGTTGACACGACAGAGCTTAACAACGGTCATGTCACGCAAGATGAGGTGAATGCGATTTTAAATGCTCTTGAAAATCAAACCCCGCCTAACTCACGTGATCCAAATAAAGGTATAGTCGCGCTTGATCATCAATACTTTGGTAATCCGCCAAACAAGGATGGTGACGGAAAAACCGATTTTCTCATCACGGATATAAAAGACGGTTGGCAACCTGGGGGAAGTTATGTTGCGGGGTTTTTCTTCTCCTGGGATCAAACAGACAATGCCGGAAGCAACAGGAGGGATATACTTTACATTGATTCATATCCTGGAATTTATTACAACAACTCGCGCAATCCAGAAAGACCTTTAAGCACGCTCGCTCATGAATATCAACATTTGATTCACTATAATTATGACAGGGATGAAGCAACTTTTATAAATGAGGGACTTTCTGAGATTGCAGAGGTAATTTGCGGTTATCCTTTGAGAAGCCCGTCAACATATTTTAGCAATCCCGATGTCCCACTTTTTGATTGGAATAATATAAGCGGGAATGTCCTTGCTGATTACTCCAGAGCAGCTTTGTTCACGCTTTATTATACAGAACAACTTGGGGATGGCGTCCTAAAGCGTGTGGTTCAGGAACCAGCAAACGGTTCTCAAGGATTAAACAATGTCCTATTAAGCATTGGCGCTGGATATGACTTCACACAACTTTTGACAAACTGGTTTATTGCAAACTATTTAAACGACAAAACCGTTGACACTAAATACGGCTACACCTATCCAATCTCATCTAAACCGAAGGAAGCGAATTTCCACACCGACCCAAATGTCAATGTGACTAATCAAAGCGTTTGGGGATACGCCGTTGATTATATTGCATTTGCTTATGGTGAATCCCTGAAAGTG is a window encoding:
- the lipA gene encoding lipoyl synthase, with protein sequence MQIKERRPEWLRIKLQVNESFMKVRNIISEYKLHTVCEEARCPNMSECWSRGTATFMILGDICTRSCGFCAVKTGKPIGLDTDEPQRVAQAVKLMGIKHAVITSVNRDDLKDGGAGIFAETIKKIRELVPECRVEVLIPDFKGDEKALDIVIEAKPDILNHNVETVPRLYKIVRPQAKYERSLKVLDYCKKHGLVTKTGLILGIGEKTEEVVDVMKDLRSIDVDILTLGQYLQPTKIHLPIDRFVPPEEFEMLKKIGLEMGFRYVESGPLVRSSYHAESHIVW
- a CDS encoding lipopolysaccharide biosynthesis protein — translated: MFDQIKQLGKETAIYGLSTIIGRFLNFILVPFYTNVLKPDQYGIVTTIYAYIAFLNIIYSYGMESAYMRYASSLEIGSKKENFSTPFISIFLTSLLFSSIIHIFSEKIANLINIPIDFSVCIRYSAWILFFDALCIIPLSALRLEGKAMIFSTIKIVNIVVNVTLNIVLLLKFKLGVYGVFISGVASSALTFLMVLPIILKNLSFSFLKRLYIELLKFGLPYIPSGLSAIVIQVIDRPILKALTDDATVGIYQANYRLGIFMMLFVSMFDYAWRPFFLRNANNPDAKKLFSRVMTYFTLVGALLFILVSLLIEDFVKLKILGRYIIHPDYWLGLGIVPIVLLGYLFNGIYVNLIVGIYIQKKTKYLPYITGIGAIANILGNYTLIPILGMYGSAWATLISYLIMAISLFIAVQRIYPIRYEYERIAKIGVATALSFTLSYVTHLKLTILILFFIFLLGLRFFTKEEIKIVRKIF